Proteins encoded by one window of Lycium barbarum isolate Lr01 chromosome 11, ASM1917538v2, whole genome shotgun sequence:
- the LOC132618089 gene encoding protein VACUOLELESS1-like has protein sequence MIQVSEKRWYWLKVFALATKRDWDALEKFSKDKQPPIGYRPFVEACVDADEKGEALKYIPKLTDPRERAEAYARIGMAKEAADAATQAKDNELLGRLKQTFSKNSAASSIFDTLRDRLSFPSVS, from the exons atgATTCAGGTATCCGAAAAGCGATGGTATTGGCTTAAAGTTTTTGCTCTGGCAACTAAAAGGGATTGGGATGCCTTGGAAAAGTTTTCAAAGGATAAACAGCCACCAATTG GTTACCGCCCATTTGTCGAGGCATGTGTTGATGCAGATGAGAAAGGTGAAGCACTAAAGTATATACCAAAGCTGACTGATCCTCGGGAAAGAGCAGAG GCTTATGCTCGAATTGGAATGGCTAAGGAGGCTGCTGATGCTGCTACGCAGGCTAAAGATAACGAATTACTTGGGAGGTTGAAGCAGACTTTTTCTAAAAATTCAGCTGCTTCATCCATTTTTGACACACTGCGAGACCGGTTATCCTTCCCAAGTGTTTCTTGA